One window of Nicotiana tomentosiformis chromosome 11, ASM39032v3, whole genome shotgun sequence genomic DNA carries:
- the LOC104110542 gene encoding gamma-glutamyl peptidase 3-like, whose product MKIEEEKIKRYALLLAAKDSDYVKKVYGGYFNVFLEALGEEGEKWDLFRVVEDEFPDMAELQNYEGFVISGSPFDAYGNEHWILKLCILLQTLFFMQKKVLGICFGHQVLCRALGGKVGKACNGWDIGLRKLSIVKNFSTHSFLSDLDEIPPALSIIECHQDEVWEVPKGAEIVAISEKTNVEMFTMGDHILGIQGHPEYTKDILSNLIDRLLSNGCIESGFAEDAKSKLYKAEPDRKCLERICKKFLKRELEFINIPGKI is encoded by the exons ATGAAGATTGAAGAGGAGAAGATTAAGAGATATGCTTTGTTGTTAGCTGCAAAGGATTCAGATTATGTGAAGAAAGTATATGGAGGATATTTTAATGTATTTTTGGAAGCTTTAGGTGAAGAAGGAGAGAAATGGGATTTGTTTAGAGTGGTTGAAGATGAATTTCCAGATATGGCTGAGCTTCAAAATTATGAAGGATTTGTAATTAGTGGAAGTCCTTTTGATGCATATGGGAATGAGCATTGGATTCTTAAGCTTTGCATTCTCTTACAAACTTTGTTTTTTATGCAAAAGAAAGTTCTTGGCATTTGCTTTGGCCACCAG GTTCTGTGTAGAGCTTTGGGAGGAAAAGTTGGAAAAGCTTGCAATGGTTGGGATATTGGACTAAGGAAATTAAGCATTGTGAAGAACTTCTCTACACATAGTTTCCTTAGTGATTTGGATGAAATCCCACCTGCACTTTCAATCATTGAGTGTCACCAAGATGAG GTGTGGGAAGTGCCAAAGGGAGCAGAAATAGTAGCAATTTCAGAAAAGACTAATGTGGAGATGTTCACAATGGGAGATCATATATTAGGCATTCAAGGCCACCCTGAATATACCAAAGATATACTCTCTAATCTCATTGATCGTCTCCTTTCCAATGGTTGTATTGAG AGTGGATTTGCAGAAGATGCAAAATCTAAGCTTTATAAAGCTGAGCCAGATAGGAAATGTTTGGAAAGGATTTGCAAAAAGTTCCTCAAAAGAGAGTTGGAATTTATCAATATTCCTGGCAAAATATGA